One part of the Microlunatus elymi genome encodes these proteins:
- the cutA gene encoding divalent-cation tolerance protein CutA — MTAEFCQVHVTFDDRAAAQDVVTTIVGERLAACAQIDGPITSTYWWDGKPETAEEWRAEFKTRTDLLDQLTARVVDLHTYDTPQVVAVPVVGGLDDYLKWMRDETTSTDTNPTSGTGATG; from the coding sequence ATGACTGCAGAGTTCTGCCAAGTACACGTGACCTTCGATGACCGCGCCGCAGCTCAGGACGTCGTCACCACGATCGTGGGTGAACGTCTCGCCGCCTGCGCCCAGATCGACGGGCCGATCACCTCGACCTACTGGTGGGACGGCAAACCAGAAACCGCCGAGGAATGGCGCGCCGAATTCAAGACACGGACCGACCTACTCGACCAACTCACAGCACGGGTCGTCGACCTGCACACTTACGACACGCCGCAGGTCGTGGCTGTCCCCGTTGTCGGTGGCTTGGACGACTATTTGAAGTGGATGCGAGACGAAACGACTAGCACGGACACCAACCCCACATCGGGAACCGGGGCCACCGGGTAG
- a CDS encoding glycosyltransferase family 4 protein — translation MTIYVPTVRGGLLKDAHIVRAMMRSLGRECTIAPMRYNSSANAYSIPDYSRSEDSLHVYLEVLPEEIRNARSIFIPNPEWFKLKWSSSISSIGAIFAKTREAHEIFKGMGANSYYIGFASADPGCSVDPHKPVSFLSLSGKSPLRQDELVAQAWSNHPEWPLVTIVSSLLGDSWNRSNVRILSPNYRSSEFTERLFSGASFHLCLSQTEGWGHYAVEALAAGAITLFSTCQPLRETLRNSGGLPVSASKTERTSGLATLYDVDSGSLELAVGRALAMSGDEREARSAQARSRFEKIWIEFRSRFTRSLVDIEYRFGQE, via the coding sequence GTGACCATCTACGTGCCAACCGTGCGTGGTGGCTTACTGAAGGACGCACACATTGTGCGCGCGATGATGCGTTCGCTGGGGCGTGAATGCACGATCGCTCCGATGCGATACAACTCAAGCGCCAATGCGTACTCGATCCCCGACTACTCCCGGTCGGAAGACAGCCTGCATGTGTACCTTGAGGTGCTTCCAGAAGAGATCCGGAATGCAAGGTCGATATTCATTCCGAACCCTGAATGGTTCAAGCTGAAGTGGTCGTCGTCCATCAGCAGCATCGGGGCAATCTTTGCGAAGACGCGCGAGGCCCACGAGATCTTTAAGGGGATGGGAGCAAACTCGTACTACATAGGCTTCGCGTCGGCCGATCCCGGTTGCTCGGTTGACCCACACAAGCCAGTGTCATTTCTGTCTCTCTCAGGTAAGAGCCCACTGCGACAGGACGAACTCGTTGCTCAGGCGTGGTCAAACCATCCCGAGTGGCCGCTCGTCACCATCGTATCTTCGCTCCTTGGGGACAGTTGGAATCGCTCTAATGTCCGGATACTGTCGCCAAACTACCGAAGTAGCGAGTTCACTGAGCGGCTCTTTAGTGGGGCCAGCTTCCACCTCTGCCTATCGCAGACCGAAGGGTGGGGACATTATGCGGTGGAGGCCCTGGCGGCGGGCGCGATCACCCTCTTCAGCACCTGTCAGCCGCTTCGAGAAACCCTCAGGAACTCCGGAGGACTTCCGGTGAGCGCGTCAAAGACGGAGCGAACCTCGGGCCTGGCAACTCTATACGACGTCGACTCAGGCTCGCTCGAGTTGGCTGTGGGCCGTGCCCTCGCGATGTCGGGTGACGAGCGCGAAGCCCGTTCCGCCCAAGCGCGCAGCCGCTTCGAGAAAATCTGGATAGAATTCCGTAGCCGGTTCACACGCAGCCTGGTAGACATTGAATATCGCTTCGGTCAAGAATAG
- a CDS encoding helix-turn-helix domain-containing protein, producing MTRIVDPSFGVQLRELRAARGLSLRELGLAAYVSKSQISEYETGRRRPSAEMAGYLDQALEADGALSALVVESHTDDDATNRIAHALAAPTSVDAETVESLGRMLEQQRHLDDTLPAPMLLPTVEGHLEMVQALARNARGPHASALRLVATEWCQFAGWMNGQVRHDTRGSKLLTDAARDALDLGAPDLASQSYNFRGYIERRKGNARGIVRWFMTAYETPGASDLHRVDAAVQAVHGFGLLGDHKGAQNLLAMADDLSTSVGERSGNVSTRYYWLTPAWLRLPIGLAHLGLGNYSLAADSLRAGLDQLPESWRKAEWSAEYRNALTRAETAVA from the coding sequence GTGACACGGATTGTCGATCCGTCGTTCGGAGTACAGCTGCGGGAACTCAGAGCCGCTCGCGGTCTGTCGCTCCGCGAGCTCGGCCTAGCGGCCTACGTCAGCAAGAGCCAGATCAGCGAATACGAAACCGGCCGACGGCGCCCGTCCGCAGAGATGGCCGGCTACCTTGACCAAGCACTCGAAGCCGATGGGGCGCTCTCAGCACTCGTGGTCGAGAGCCACACCGACGATGACGCGACCAACCGGATAGCGCACGCCTTGGCTGCACCGACGTCGGTTGATGCAGAGACAGTCGAATCACTCGGACGCATGCTGGAGCAACAACGCCACCTCGACGACACGTTGCCAGCTCCCATGCTTCTTCCCACCGTGGAAGGACATCTCGAGATGGTGCAGGCACTTGCCCGCAACGCGCGAGGACCCCACGCATCAGCGCTACGACTGGTCGCCACCGAGTGGTGCCAGTTCGCCGGATGGATGAACGGTCAGGTCCGCCACGACACCCGAGGCAGCAAACTCCTGACCGATGCCGCCCGCGACGCGCTCGACCTGGGCGCCCCGGACCTGGCGTCACAAAGCTACAACTTCCGCGGCTACATCGAGCGCCGGAAAGGCAACGCCAGAGGCATCGTGCGCTGGTTCATGACCGCCTACGAGACACCAGGAGCTTCCGACCTCCACCGAGTCGACGCGGCAGTGCAAGCGGTCCACGGCTTCGGGCTGCTCGGAGACCACAAGGGCGCGCAGAACTTGCTCGCAATGGCTGACGACCTCTCGACGTCGGTCGGTGAGCGCTCAGGCAACGTCTCAACTCGGTACTACTGGCTCACGCCAGCCTGGCTCCGACTTCCGATCGGCCTCGCGCATCTCGGGCTCGGAAACTATTCACTGGCCGCTGACAGTCTGCGTGCCGGCTTGGATCAGCTTCCCGAAAGCTGGCGAAAAGCCGAGTGGTCGGCCGAGTACCGAAACGCGCTCACACGGGCAGAAACCGCGGTTGCGTAG
- a CDS encoding FtsK/SpoIIIE domain-containing protein, with translation MITIARTPLLLAATVVIIGLAVLWSRFGLLPSSLASLLIIGALVGWWLRSPATFTRTVGDRARSLGRWLWTYRRYWQPAMVTANLAQHRDGSEQLPELLGVASTRSVDRVRVRLLPGQTLDDWAEMAHRLAQTFAIDSCRVHSTTDVQVIEIWALRRDPLTDTVAPVETAGMDLGGLEVGRAEDGEPFRLGLLGHHVLVVGATGSGKGSVIWSTLTQLAPGLVDDSVRLWVIDPKGGMELAPGQALFDRFAHGASTIDADGVGLWEESFAELLEDAVAVMRDRQDRLRGRTRLHRPTPGDPLLVIIIDELASLTAYVSDRGVRKRIDAALSLLLSQGRAAGVSMVAAVQDPRKDTIPVRDLFPTRICLRVTEPEHVTLTLGAGMRAKGAHAERIRHDLPGVGFVQVDGLPEPTRVRFAHITDDDISHLVTKITNRASAAGGQRLQAIESAAA, from the coding sequence ATGATCACCATCGCGCGAACTCCGCTGCTCCTGGCCGCCACGGTCGTGATCATCGGCCTGGCCGTGTTGTGGTCGCGGTTCGGCCTATTGCCGTCGAGCTTGGCCAGCCTGCTGATCATCGGGGCCCTGGTGGGCTGGTGGCTGCGGTCGCCTGCCACGTTCACGCGGACAGTTGGCGACCGCGCTCGAAGTCTGGGGCGTTGGCTGTGGACGTATCGGCGCTACTGGCAGCCGGCCATGGTCACCGCGAATCTGGCCCAGCACCGCGATGGCTCCGAACAGCTACCGGAACTGCTCGGGGTGGCCTCGACGCGCTCGGTCGACCGGGTACGCGTACGGCTATTGCCCGGCCAGACGCTCGATGATTGGGCCGAGATGGCGCATCGGCTGGCGCAGACCTTCGCTATCGACTCCTGCCGGGTCCACTCGACCACCGACGTGCAGGTGATCGAGATCTGGGCGCTGCGGCGTGACCCACTCACCGACACCGTCGCACCCGTCGAGACGGCCGGGATGGACCTGGGCGGGCTCGAGGTCGGCCGGGCCGAGGACGGGGAACCGTTCCGGCTCGGTCTGCTCGGTCACCACGTCCTGGTCGTCGGGGCAACCGGCTCCGGGAAAGGCTCGGTGATCTGGTCCACGCTCACCCAGCTCGCGCCTGGTCTGGTCGATGATTCGGTGCGCTTGTGGGTGATCGACCCCAAAGGCGGAATGGAACTCGCCCCTGGGCAGGCCCTGTTCGACCGCTTCGCTCACGGCGCCTCAACCATCGATGCCGATGGCGTCGGGCTGTGGGAGGAATCCTTCGCTGAGCTGCTGGAGGACGCCGTAGCGGTGATGCGAGACCGGCAGGATCGGCTCCGTGGTCGGACTCGGCTGCATCGGCCGACCCCGGGTGATCCGCTGCTGGTGATCATCATCGACGAACTTGCCTCCCTGACCGCTTACGTGTCCGATCGCGGGGTCCGGAAACGGATCGACGCCGCGCTGTCGCTGCTGCTGTCGCAAGGCCGAGCCGCTGGCGTTTCGATGGTCGCTGCGGTGCAAGATCCACGCAAGGACACCATCCCGGTCCGCGATTTGTTCCCGACCAGGATCTGCCTGCGGGTCACCGAGCCCGAACATGTCACCCTCACGCTGGGTGCCGGGATGCGAGCCAAAGGTGCCCACGCTGAACGGATCCGGCACGACCTCCCCGGTGTCGGATTCGTCCAGGTCGACGGACTGCCCGAACCGACACGGGTCCGGTTCGCCCACATCACCGACGACGACATCTCCCACCTGGTCACCAAGATCACCAACAGAGCGAGCGCGGCCGGTGGTCAGAGATTGCAGGCGATCGAGAGTGCTGCGGCATGA
- a CDS encoding NUDIX domain-containing protein produces the protein MPWSKYMSDIRQLIGDRLLLTPAAGASIFDKDGRVLLLRHAHDGLWATPGGGMEPGESPEAAARREVYEEAGLNLPQLDLIGGFGGSDFEVNYGGGAITAYAVFMYACVAESSEISLQRDEVTESGWFTESDLRETLRVPSDMNQILPVAFAWYQRVHCA, from the coding sequence ATGCCGTGGTCTAAGTACATGTCCGATATCCGTCAGCTGATCGGTGATCGACTGTTGCTCACTCCCGCTGCTGGCGCATCCATCTTCGACAAGGATGGAAGGGTCCTGCTGCTCCGCCACGCTCATGATGGGCTGTGGGCCACTCCTGGGGGAGGGATGGAACCTGGCGAGTCGCCCGAGGCGGCCGCTCGGCGTGAGGTGTACGAGGAAGCGGGGTTGAATCTTCCGCAACTCGATCTGATCGGCGGATTTGGAGGCTCAGATTTCGAGGTGAACTACGGTGGTGGCGCGATTACCGCCTACGCGGTGTTCATGTACGCGTGTGTTGCAGAATCGTCTGAGATATCCCTGCAGAGGGACGAGGTTACAGAATCTGGCTGGTTCACAGAGAGCGACTTGCGCGAAACACTGCGCGTTCCGTCCGATATGAATCAGATACTTCCGGTTGCTTTCGCATGGTATCAACGGGTGCATTGCGCCTGA